One window of Papaver somniferum cultivar HN1 chromosome 9, ASM357369v1, whole genome shotgun sequence genomic DNA carries:
- the LOC113307710 gene encoding SKP1-like protein 21, with the protein MKSYIWLETCDGSIEQVEEEVAMVIPMICREVFQNSMGSTKKSAILLPQRVNNTVILGLILEYCRFHQALGRSNKERKSFDEKFIRIDTGRLCELAAAADSLKLKPLVDLTCRALARMIEGKTPEEIRETFHIPDDLTEEEKLEPLRNTTDDPRIRLLNRLYARKRKQLKEREKQKTSDVEEERMDAECSVDDLLSYINEDSKASKAPKHKKRNRKRKDQQKESCTNSDKDKKEVPRALLNGEMSTSSSQTSEFQDLADESSKIDFDYDIDDDELDPAMKEELDREVEEFARRLNLDWTERMQEVLSLAQEGRHASISPKGNNSLTRHHTLVG; encoded by the coding sequence ATGAAGTCTTACATCTGGTTAGAAACTTGTGATGGTTCAATCGAGCAAGTAGAAGAAGAGGTTGCTATGGTTATCCCAATGATTTGCAGAGAAGTGTTTCAGAATAGCATGGGTTCAACAAAGAAGAGTGCTATTTTACTTCCCCAACGAGTCAACAATACAGTTATATTAGGCTTAATACTCGAGTATTGCCGGTTTCACCAAGCACTGGGTCGCTCTAATAAGGAGCGCAAATCTTTTGATGAGAAGTTCATCCGAATTGATACAGGAAGGTTATGTGAATTGGCTGCTGCTGCTGACAGTTTAAAACTGAAACCTTTGGTTGATCTCACCTGCCGAGCACTTGCTCGGATGATTGAAGGGAAAACACCTGAGGAAATTCGTGAGACATTTCACATACCTGATGATCTCACGGAGGAGGAGAAGTTGGAGCCTTTAAGAAACACAACTGATGATCCGCGAATCAGGCTGCTTAATCGACTTTATGCCAGAAAGAGGAAACAATTAAAGGAGAGAGAGAAGCAGAAGACTTCTGACGTTGAAGAAGAGCGGATGGACGCTGAATGCTCTGTTGACGATCTGTTGTCGTATATCAATGAAGATTCAAAGGCGAGTAAAGCTCCTAAACATAAAAAGAGAAACCGTAAAAGGAAAGATCAGCAAAAAGAATCATGTACAAACAGTGATAAAGACAAGAAGGAAGTTCCTCGTGCACTCCTAAACGGTGAAATGAGCACCAGTTCTAGTCAGACTTCAGAATTTCAAGATTTAGCAGATGAATCAtctaaaatcgattttgattatgATATTGAcgatgatgagctagaccccgcAATGAAGGAAGAACTCGATAGGGAGGTGGAGGAATTCGCTAGGAGATTGAATTTAGATTGGACTGAGAGAATGCAGGAGGTCCTGTCATTAGCGCAAGAAGGAAGGCATGCTTCCATTTCACCGAAAGGAAACAATTCCTTGACGAGACACCATACCCTTGTAGGCTAG